In Oryza brachyantha chromosome 1, ObraRS2, whole genome shotgun sequence, the following are encoded in one genomic region:
- the LOC102722718 gene encoding bidirectional sugar transporter SWEET2b gives MDSLYDISCFAAGLAGNIFALALFLSPVTTFKRILKAKSTEKFDGLPYLFSLLNCLICLWYGLPWVADGRLLVATVNGTGTVFQLAYICLFIFYADSRKTRMKMIWLLVLVACGFALISHTSLTFFDQPLRQQFVGAVSMASLISMFASPLAVMGVVIRTESVEFMPFYLSLSTFLMSSSFALYGFLLRDFFIYFPNGLGVILGAMQLALYAYYSRRWRGHDSSEPLLLA, from the exons ATGGACTCCTTGTATGATATCTCCTGCTTTGCTGCTGGTCTTGCAG GCAACATCTTTGCGCTTGCTCTCTTCCTGTCGCCAGT GACGACGTTCAAGAGGATCCTGAAGGCCAAATCGACCGAGAAATTCGACGGGCTCCCTTACCTGTTCTCGCTGCTGAACTGCCTCATCTGCTTGTGGTATGGGCTTCCCTGGGTCGCCGATGGCAGGCTGCTCGTCGCCACCGTCAACGGCACCGGAACGGTGTTCCAGCTCGCTTACATCTGTCTCTTCATCTTCTACGCAGACAGCAGGAAAACGAGG ATGAAGATGATATGGCTCTTGGTGCTCGTAGCTTGCGGGTTTGCGCTAATTTCACATACAAGCCTCACTTTCTTTGATCAGCCGCTTCGGCAGCAGTTTGTTGGAGCTGTGAGCATGGCTTCGCTGATCTCCATGTTTGCTTCACCGTTAGCTGTCATG GGCGTGGTGATCCGGACAGAGTCTGTGGAGTTCATGCCGTTCTACCTGTCCCTCTCTACATTCCTGATGAGCAGCTCTTTTGCGTTGTATGGGTTTCTGCTGCGAGATTTCTTCATTTAT tttcCCAATGGGCTTGGAGTTATCCTGGGAGCAATGCAGTTGGCGCTGTACGCTTACTACAGCAGAAGATGGAGAGGCCATGATTCATCCGAACCGTTGCTGCTCGCTTGA
- the LOC102709520 gene encoding probable methyltransferase TCM_000336 translates to MPSSFPCSDDPAPSMKMESVLHMKEGLGETSYDRNSTLQKKSMDTVKSLVTESARDVYASLRPERFTLGDLGCSSGTNALGMVQEIVRSVVEACRGAPPPEFSVLLNDLPANDFNSIFSRLPEFTGKLKADAAAVAGDGPMVFLSGVPGSFYGRLFPSRSVHFVCSFSSLHWLSQIPPGLWDERDGPVNKGKMFISSTSPPAVAAAYSRQFRRDFSLFLRSRAAEVVAGGRMVLVMLGREDERHADRNTALLWDLLSESFAALVSQGAVEQGKVDAYDAPFYAPSIGEIEEEVRREGSFTLGYARAYETHLNGSGDAGREGRTVSMAIRAVQESMLGHHFGTGIIDALFSKYTELVTAAMEREEVKSLQIGVVLVRQ, encoded by the exons ATGCCATCTTCGTTCCCTTGCTCCGACGACCCGGCGCCGTCCATGAAGATGGAGTCCGTCCTCCACATGAAGGAAGGTCTCGGCGAGACCAGCTACGACAGGAACTCCACTCTTCAG AAGAAGAGCATGGACACGGTGAAGAGCCTCGTGACGGAGTCCGCGAGGGACGTGTACGCGTCGCTGAGGCCGGAGAGGTTCACCCTGGGCGACCTCGGCTGCTCGTCGGGCACAAACGCTCTCGGCATGGTGCAGGAGATCGTCAGGAGCGTCGTCGAGGCGtgccgcggcgcgccgccgcccgagtTCTCGGTGCTCCTCAACGACCTCCCCGCCAACGACTTCAACTCCATCTTCTCCCGTCTGCCCGAGTTCACCGGCAAGCTCaaggccgacgccgccgccgtcgccggcgacggcccgATGGTGTTCCTGTCCGGCGTCCCGGGGTCCTTCTACGGGAGGCTGTTCCCCAGCAGGAGCGTGCACTTCGTCTGCTCCTTCTCCAGCCTGCACTGGCTCTCTCAG attccTCCCGGTCTTTGGGACGAGAGAGACGGGCCCGTGAACAAGGGGAAGATGTTCATATCGAGCACGAGCCCTCCTGCCGTGGCAGCGGCGTACTCGAGGCAGTTCCGGAGAGACTTCAGCCTGTTCCTCAGGTCACGCGCCGCcgaggtcgtcgccggcggccggatgGTCCTCGTCATGCTCGGCAGGGAAGACGAGCGCCACGCGGACAGGAACACGGCCCTGCTGTGGGATCTCCTCTCGGAGTCGTTCGCCGCGCTGGTGTCACAG GGGGCGGTCGAGCAGGGCAAGGTGGACGCGTACGACGCGCCGTTCTACGCGCCGTCGATAGGGGAgatcgaggaggaggtgcgGCGGGAGGGGTCGTTCACGCTGGGCTACGCGCGGGCGTACGAGACGCACCTgaacggcagcggcgacgcggggAGGGAGGGCAGGACGGTGTCGATGGCGATCAGGGCCGTCCAGGAGTCCATGCTGGGCCACCACTTCGGGACGGGGATCATCGACGCGCTCTTCTCCAAGTACACCGAGCTCGTCACCGCGGCcatggagagggaggaggtCAAGAGTCTCCAGATTGGGGTTGTCCTCGTGAGGCAGTGA